From a region of the Pseudonocardia sp. T1-2H genome:
- a CDS encoding MlaD family protein, with the protein MILTRFVKTQLGLLVVATLIGSAILGVVFLRLPAFFGIGQYTISAQFTDAARLYDRAEVTYRGRPVGGVQDLSLIDGGVQIAMNIDSSVQIPLGARANARSLSAVGEQYIDIVPDSDSGPSMTPGQVIPMDHTSVPVQIGSVLEQVNALAAALPRDDLNTVINESYDAFKGLGPDLRSIIDNGNRLVTAANQNYEPTAQLLDDLGPLLGTQTEIAPELRSLTADLAEVTDQLRASDPDIRGLLNDGQPFAQEVEGLLTDVQPALPVLLGNVVTVGDVLLTYNGSIQDLLAVYPPLLAATQSIVAPNGTDHRANIDIVTALNDPPPCTTGYLPADQRRDPADTSVAPPPNAYCQLPASHPSAVRGARNLPCAEFPGRRGASPADCRRGGSPVDALDDPPFPRDSAAGQLLSVGRPEAVGSYDPLSGRAIGPDGKPYFLRNVGSTTPPTEDMSWQSLLLRTVGR; encoded by the coding sequence GTGATCCTCACCCGATTCGTCAAGACCCAACTGGGGCTCCTGGTCGTCGCGACCTTAATCGGCTCGGCGATCCTCGGGGTAGTTTTCCTCCGCTTGCCGGCCTTCTTCGGCATCGGCCAGTACACGATCAGCGCGCAATTCACCGACGCGGCACGACTCTACGACCGCGCCGAGGTCACCTACCGGGGCCGACCCGTCGGAGGGGTGCAGGACCTGTCGTTGATCGACGGTGGAGTCCAGATCGCCATGAACATCGATAGCAGTGTCCAGATTCCGCTAGGCGCCCGGGCAAATGCCCGCAGCCTGTCCGCAGTGGGGGAGCAATATATCGACATCGTCCCGGACAGTGACTCCGGGCCCTCTATGACGCCCGGACAAGTAATCCCGATGGATCACACCTCGGTGCCGGTGCAGATCGGCTCGGTTCTGGAGCAGGTCAACGCGCTGGCGGCCGCGCTACCGCGAGACGACCTCAACACTGTGATCAATGAGTCCTACGATGCCTTCAAGGGCCTCGGCCCGGATCTACGGAGCATCATCGACAACGGGAACCGGCTCGTCACCGCCGCGAACCAGAACTATGAACCCACCGCCCAGCTCCTTGACGACCTCGGCCCGCTCCTCGGCACCCAGACCGAGATCGCCCCCGAGCTGCGCTCGCTTACCGCCGACCTCGCGGAGGTGACCGACCAGCTGCGTGCCAGCGACCCGGACATACGCGGCTTGCTGAACGACGGGCAGCCGTTCGCCCAGGAGGTCGAGGGCCTGCTCACCGATGTCCAGCCGGCCCTGCCGGTTCTGCTGGGCAACGTGGTGACCGTCGGTGATGTCCTGTTGACCTACAACGGGAGCATCCAGGACCTGCTCGCCGTTTACCCGCCGCTGCTCGCCGCCACCCAGTCCATTGTCGCGCCGAACGGAACCGACCACAGGGCCAACATCGACATTGTAACGGCGCTGAACGACCCACCGCCGTGCACCACTGGCTACCTCCCGGCAGACCAGCGGCGGGACCCGGCCGACACCTCAGTCGCCCCGCCGCCGAATGCGTACTGCCAGCTGCCGGCCAGCCACCCCAGTGCCGTCCGAGGTGCCCGCAACCTGCCGTGCGCCGAGTTCCCCGGCCGCCGCGGTGCCTCCCCAGCCGACTGCCGACGCGGCGGATCGCCGGTCGACGCGCTCGACGATCCTCCCTTCCCACGGGACTCCGCCGCCGGTCAGCTGCTCAGCGTCGGCCGCCCGGAAGCCGTCGGTTCTTACGACCCGCTCTCGGGGCGGGCTATCGGGCCGGACGGCAAGCCCTACTTCCTACGCAATGTCGGGAGCACCACGCCACCGACGGAGGACATGTCATGGCAGAGCCTGCTACTACGAACGGTCGGACGGTGA
- a CDS encoding ABC transporter ATP-binding protein, producing MSGVAVKVENLSKSFGRANIWSDVTLTLPPGEVSVLLGPSGTGKSVFLKTLIGLLKPEKGSIVIHDTDLVRCSESRLYEIRKLFGVLFQDGALFGSMNLYDNIAFPLREHTKKSEAQIRDIVAEKMHMVGLAGDERKLPGEISGGMRKRAGLARALVLDPEIILFDEPDSGLDPVRTAYLNQLIIDLNAQTDSTFLIVTHDINTAQTVPDNIGLLYRKHLAMFGPREVLLTSDEPVVSQFLNGRRQGPIGMSEEKDTAQAQREMAEAGELTGLPPLKPQLEATAGLPERKAVRRRTERVMRQLHTLPAAAQQAISESYADEPGLAAAVGGRSQ from the coding sequence ATGAGTGGTGTCGCGGTAAAGGTCGAGAACCTGTCAAAGTCCTTCGGTCGCGCCAACATCTGGTCGGACGTGACCTTGACATTACCGCCGGGTGAGGTGTCGGTGTTGTTGGGTCCGTCCGGGACGGGTAAGTCGGTTTTCCTCAAGACCCTGATCGGGCTGCTCAAGCCGGAGAAGGGCTCGATTGTCATCCACGACACCGACCTAGTGCGGTGCAGCGAGAGTCGGCTGTACGAAATCCGCAAGCTGTTCGGGGTGCTGTTCCAGGACGGCGCGCTGTTCGGGTCGATGAACCTCTACGACAACATCGCGTTCCCGCTGCGCGAGCACACCAAGAAGTCCGAGGCGCAGATCCGCGACATCGTCGCGGAGAAGATGCACATGGTCGGGCTAGCCGGCGACGAGCGGAAGCTGCCGGGGGAAATCTCCGGTGGGATGCGCAAGCGGGCCGGGCTGGCGCGGGCGCTGGTGCTGGACCCGGAGATCATCCTGTTCGACGAGCCGGACTCGGGTCTGGACCCGGTGCGCACGGCGTACCTGAACCAGCTGATCATCGATCTGAACGCGCAGACGGACTCGACGTTCCTGATCGTCACCCACGACATCAACACCGCGCAGACGGTGCCCGACAACATCGGACTGTTGTACCGCAAGCACTTAGCTATGTTCGGCCCCCGCGAGGTGCTGCTCACCAGCGACGAGCCGGTCGTCTCGCAGTTTCTTAACGGTCGTCGGCAGGGCCCGATCGGCATGTCGGAGGAGAAGGACACCGCGCAGGCCCAGCGGGAGATGGCGGAGGCCGGCGAGCTGACCGGGCTGCCGCCGCTCAAGCCGCAGTTGGAGGCCACCGCCGGGCTGCCGGAGCGCAAGGCGGTGCGCCGGCGCACGGAGCGCGTGATGCGCCAGCTGCACACGCTGCCAGCAGCCGCCCAGCAGGCGATCAGCGAGTCCTATGCCGATGAACCGGGCCTCGCCGCCGCCGTTGGGGGCAGAAGCCAGTAG